In Manis pentadactyla isolate mManPen7 chromosome 11, mManPen7.hap1, whole genome shotgun sequence, one DNA window encodes the following:
- the NOP10 gene encoding H/ACA ribonucleoprotein complex subunit 3 yields the protein MFLQYYLNDQGDRVYTLKKLDPMGQQTCSAHPARFSPDDKYSRHRITVKKRFKVLMTQQPRPVL from the exons ATGTTTCTCCAGTATTACCTCAACGATCAGGGAGACCGGGTTTATACACTGAAG AAACTTGACCCTATGGGACAACAGACCTGTTCGGCCCATCCTGCTCGATTCTCCCCGGACGACAAATACTCTCGACACCGAATCACTGTCAAGAAACGCTTCAAGGTGCTCATGACCCAGCAGCCGCGTCCTGTTCTCTGA